ATCATAACAGGATTTTTGCTTTCCTGAATAGTAATCTCTTCAGACATATATTCATATATTCTATCAAGAGCTGCACCAGCAGCCTGATAGGTATTATAAACCTGACTTAAATCTGCCAAAGGAGCGAAAAATCTCCTTACATAGCCCATAAAAGCAACTATCACACCAATAGTAAGTGTTCCCTGTACCACTGCAAAACCACCATAGGCAAGAACAAGTGCTTCTCCAAGTACCTTACTTAATTCCATCACTGGAAAAAGAAGAGCAAAATATGATGCTGCTGCTAAATTTGCTTTTAAATTTTGCCAGCTTAATTTATTAAATTCACCTTCATTCTGTGCCTCTCTATTTAGAGCCTGAACCAATCTTATTCCAGATAAATTTTCTTCAACATCTGCATTTAATTCAGCTAATTTTTCACGCACTTCACTATATGCTTCTCTCATCCTTTTTCCAAGAAATCTTACTGCAAAAAAGATAAAGGGAATTGTTATAAAACTTATAAGAGCCAATCTAAGATCCAATAAAAGCATAATAATTACAATCCCCAGCATAGTAAAGAAATCATTAAGTAAATGAACAAAACCTGCAGAAACTAAATCAGATAAAGCATTAACGTCATGAGTCACTCTGGCCATTATATCTCCAGTATTTCTTTTATTATAAAAATCAATAGAAAGGTCCTGCAAATGATCATAAAGGTCCTCTCTAATTGAACCTACAATTTTTTCTCCAATCCACTTTGATAAATATGTCTGATAATACGAAAATAACCAGTAAACTCCATAAGATATAACCATTAAAAGAAAAATAATATTTAACCCTCTTAAATCACCATTTGCTATAAATCTATCAATAGCAACTTTACTTAGATAAGGACCGGCCAGTGAAGTAAGAGTAACTATTAACATTGAAACAACAGCTAAAATCAACTTCTTAATATGATTTTTTAGATATTTATAAAGAAATTTTAAAGCTCTTTTATCCAGCTTTTCCAGAGAAAAATCTTCGTCATCACCTGAGGAAATACGTCTTCCAAATCCACCTCTCATTATTTATCACCTGCCTGATTGTTATTAGTAGAACTATTATTTTCCAGATTACCATGAACTTCACTATAAAATCCTTCTTTTTGTAATAATTCTTCATGTTTTCCTTTTTCAACTATTTTACCATCTTTAATTACAATTATTTTATCAGCATTTTTAACTGTCCATAATCTATGAGCAATTACAAAAGTTGTTCTGTTTTTTATAACTTCCTGAAGAGCTTTTTGCATTTTTTCTTCTGTCTCTGCATCAATACTTGATGTAGGCTCATCAAGTATTAAAAGTGCTGGATCTGTAAGTAATATTCTGGCCATTGCCAGTCTCTGTTTTTGTCCTCCTGATAAATTAACTCCTCTTTCTCCAATTGGAGTCTCATATCCTAAAGGAAGAGAGGAAACAAAATCATCTATTTGTGCAATCTTTGCAGCTCTTTTTATTTCTTCCATACTTGCCTCAGGCTTACCATAAGAAATATTTTCTTTTACAGATGCAGCAAATAAAAATGTATGTTGTAAAACAATTCCTACCTGTTCTCTGAGACTTTCTAAAGTTACATTTTTGATATCCTGATTATCAATTAATATTTTTCCCTGGTCAGGATCATAAAATCTAGGTAATAAATGGATCAGAGTACTTTTTCCGGCACCGGTTGGACCAACGATAGCCACTGTTTCTCCAGGATTTACTTTTAAATTTATATTTTTAAGCACTTTTTTATTTTTTTCATAAGAAAAACTAATATCTTTATATTCAACTCTTCCATTCACATCTTTTAGTTCAGAAGCTGAAGGCAATTCTTTTACTTCTGATTTTTTATCCATTACTTCAAAAATCCTTTCTGCTGCAGCTGCAGCCTGACTACTAAAATTAATCATCATTCCTGTCTGTCTAACAGGACGTAAAAGCATAGATATATAGCTAATAAATCCGGCTAAAGTTCCTAAAGTTATTGCTTTATTAATAACAAGTCTTCCTCCATACCAGACTACAAGTGATGTACCAAGACCCATCAAAAAATTAACATACGGCATCCAGAAAGCTGATACTTTTGCAGCTTCTAAGTTTATATCAATATATTTTTGATTCTTTTTCTTAAATTTTCTTTTTTCAAATTTTTCTCTTCCAAATAATTTTATAACTTCCATTCCTATAAAATTTTCTCTAACTAAATGAGTAAGTGAAGCAAAACTTTTTCTTACTCTTTTAAACATTGGTCTAACTCTTAGAGCATAAATCCTCATCCCAAATATCATTAAAGGCATTAAAACAATATATAATATTCCCAGGCGATAGTCCCAGATAAACATAATGATTAATATACCTAAAATAGTTAAAATATTTGAAGAGACATAAACACTTACCTTAGCCAGAAAACGTCTGAGTGAATCTGCATCTGAAGTTATTCTGGACATAAGGTCTCCTGTTTTAGCACTATCATAAAAAGAAAAGGATAATTTATTAAGATGTTCATATAATTCAACTCTGATATCATGAATTACATTTTGAGCAATATATTCAGATACATAACTTTTTATAAAATCAAATAATCCTTTAAATAAAGTAACTACAATCATT
The genomic region above belongs to Halanaerobiales bacterium and contains:
- a CDS encoding ABC transporter ATP-binding protein — its product is MKDEKNISIIKTFKRLGSYAKNHLGKIIIAASAVLLSIIMGLIPPWLIRYGIDNYIMKSNIERLWIIALIMIVVTLFKGLFDFIKSYVSEYIAQNVIHDIRVELYEHLNKLSFSFYDSAKTGDLMSRITSDADSLRRFLAKVSVYVSSNILTILGILIIMFIWDYRLGILYIVLMPLMIFGMRIYALRVRPMFKRVRKSFASLTHLVRENFIGMEVIKLFGREKFEKRKFKKKNQKYIDINLEAAKVSAFWMPYVNFLMGLGTSLVVWYGGRLVINKAITLGTLAGFISYISMLLRPVRQTGMMINFSSQAAAAAERIFEVMDKKSEVKELPSASELKDVNGRVEYKDISFSYEKNKKVLKNINLKVNPGETVAIVGPTGAGKSTLIHLLPRFYDPDQGKILIDNQDIKNVTLESLREQVGIVLQHTFLFAASVKENISYGKPEASMEEIKRAAKIAQIDDFVSSLPLGYETPIGERGVNLSGGQKQRLAMARILLTDPALLILDEPTSSIDAETEEKMQKALQEVIKNRTTFVIAHRLWTVKNADKIIVIKDGKIVEKGKHEELLQKEGFYSEVHGNLENNSSTNNNQAGDK
- a CDS encoding ABC transporter ATP-binding protein — its product is MRGGFGRRISSGDDEDFSLEKLDKRALKFLYKYLKNHIKKLILAVVSMLIVTLTSLAGPYLSKVAIDRFIANGDLRGLNIIFLLMVISYGVYWLFSYYQTYLSKWIGEKIVGSIREDLYDHLQDLSIDFYNKRNTGDIMARVTHDVNALSDLVSAGFVHLLNDFFTMLGIVIIMLLLDLRLALISFITIPFIFFAVRFLGKRMREAYSEVREKLAELNADVEENLSGIRLVQALNREAQNEGEFNKLSWQNLKANLAAASYFALLFPVMELSKVLGEALVLAYGGFAVVQGTLTIGVIVAFMGYVRRFFAPLADLSQVYNTYQAAGAALDRIYEYMSEEITIQESKNPVMIDDDFKGKITFSDVNFAYNENEKVINDLNLEIEAGEIFALVGSTGAGKTTLVKLLTRLYDVEKGNIYLDDLHLQDISIKSLRKTISVVPQNIFLFDTTIMENIRYGNPNIDKDEVVKICKKLNAHNFIKGLPKGYESRVGEGGVKLSGGQKQLVSFARAMVTDPDILILDEATSSVDAYTEVLIQKAMDELLKDRTVLMIAHRFATLNKANRIGVMKEGKLIDLGSHDKLLKENKVYQSLYNKQS